In the genome of Luteitalea pratensis, the window GCGCTTCGGCACGATGACCTTCGCCGAGACGTTCGCGCGTGCCGCCCGCATCGCCGAAGAGGGCTGGGGGCAGGCCGAACGACGGCACGGCGATCTGCTGCGTGTCGTCGCGCAGTTGCGCGCGGACCCCGATTCGACCGCCACGTTCCTCCAGGCGGGACAGGCTCCGGACCTCTATCGCATCATCCGCAACCCGGGCCTCGCGAAGGCGCTGCGCCTGATCCAGAAGGATGGGCGCGACGCGTTCTATCGTGGCGACATCGCGTCGGCGATCGTCGCGAAGATACGCGCCGGCGGGGGCGTGATGAGTGCCAGTGACCTGGCGGAGTTCCGGTCCGAATGGACCGAGCCGATCGCGACCAGCTACCACGGCTACGACGTCTTCCAGTTGCCGCCGCCCGGGCAGGGATTCGCCGCACTCGAGATGCTGAACATCCTCGAGGTGTGCGTGCCGAAACTCGGGATGAACCTGGCCGAGCTCGGGCCATCCAGCCCGATGTACTGGCACCTGATGGTCGAGGCCAAGAAACTGGCCTACGCCGATCTGCACGCGTACAACGCCGATCCCGCGTTTGCGGATGTTCCTGTGGCGCGGCTGATCTCCAAGTCGCATGCAGCCGAGTTATGCGGGCGAATCGACGTGAACCGCGCCTCAGGCACTGCCGCATCAACCGGAGTCGATGGCGGCACGATCTACCTATCGGCCGCCGATCGCTGGGGCAACATGGTGTCACTGGTGCACAGCGTCTTCAGCGTCTATGGCAGCAGGGCCACCGTCCCGCCCTATGGCTTCGTGCTGCAGAACCGCGGCGCCGCGTTCTCGCTGAACCCGAAGAGTCCGAACCTTGTTGCGCCCCACAAGCGCCCGTTCCACACGATCATCGCCGGCTTCGTCATGAAGGACGGGCAGCCGCTGATGGCGTTCGGCAACATGGGCGGGACGGTGCAGCCCGAGACGCACGCGCAGCACATGGTCAACATGATCGACCACGGCATGAACGTGCAGATGACGTCGGATGCTGCTCGATTCACGCACGCGCACGCGACCAACGTGCT includes:
- a CDS encoding gamma-glutamyltransferase family protein; this encodes MSRVRSRGMRPSRRVAVASVVLSIGTWYATGSAQSPIAFGTPTTQVPQPGGTVHAVPGSRAQGWLAQGRSEVLARHGIVATSDPLAAQAGVEILRKGGNAIDAAVAAAAVLDVTSQNDTGIGGDLFAIVYVAHERKLYALNSAGWAPAGWTPQFFTDTLGLKAVPASGVNAATVPGAISGYDALLGRFGTMTFAETFARAARIAEEGWGQAERRHGDLLRVVAQLRADPDSTATFLQAGQAPDLYRIIRNPGLAKALRLIQKDGRDAFYRGDIASAIVAKIRAGGGVMSASDLAEFRSEWTEPIATSYHGYDVFQLPPPGQGFAALEMLNILEVCVPKLGMNLAELGPSSPMYWHLMVEAKKLAYADLHAYNADPAFADVPVARLISKSHAAELCGRIDVNRASGTAASTGVDGGTIYLSAADRWGNMVSLVHSVFSVYGSRATVPPYGFVLQNRGAAFSLNPKSPNLVAPHKRPFHTIIAGFVMKDGQPLMAFGNMGGTVQPETHAQHMVNMIDHGMNVQMTSDAARFTHAHATNVLSLEPQLFALVGAALRRKGHVVQSAPGNAVGGYQGILFTPDGTMPGPTFDKRWADEDRPVNGVYRAGSDHRKDGQAVGW